In the Wyeomyia smithii strain HCP4-BCI-WySm-NY-G18 chromosome 2, ASM2978416v1, whole genome shotgun sequence genome, one interval contains:
- the LOC129720031 gene encoding uncharacterized protein LOC129720031, translating into MPIIPRFQRPKCKAVEGTAGFSDHRMLLLTVRHRQPNARTETPRATESEFNVNTKDGRAGKIGQPNYRVSLLTTDPAAEERYSKVLTRKLDIQNDGTVGSTNQFIQSIITAILDTASTTLNGSTSPSTPRRRKCGRDVEKVQRELLANRNDAELKRKYRDARKRKSKAYENHQEEKVKLFFENIENFPVLERLRLTFRYLKRHRRKITQGASTYIPIQRWEEKLQSSASQAEVVLLPEPTPPPINSGPTWHDVERLSLTLRNGTATGVDAVRPELLRYGPESLHRRIHEILKQIWQQNEAPPRLLETVQIPIPKNPRPKNADEYRRITLCSVIYKIYARFLLEQLEIYLGDVDNYQFAYHNNRSAEDQIFIVRQMLDERWRKGRTTYIVSLDLRQAFDTIDLRVMPETLSRLGVPPYLINRIVSACLTERTSLQWFGQRTETQ; encoded by the coding sequence atgcCAATCATACCTCGTTTCCAGCGGCCAAAGTGCAAAGCGGTGGAAGGAACAGCAGGGTTCTCTGACCACCGCATGCTGCTACTGACGGTACGTCATCGTCAACCGAATGCAAGAACGGAAACCCCCCGTGCCACAGAAAGCGAATTCAACGTTAACACCAAGGATGGAAGGGCCGGAAAAATTGGACAACCGAACTACCGAGTCTCTCTTCTGACAACCGATCctgcagcagaagaacgctacTCTAAAGTACTTACCAGGAAATTAGATATCCAAAATGACGGCACTGTAGGCAGCACAAACCAGTTTATCCAGTCTATCATAACTGCCATATTAGACACTGCGTCAACCACGCTGAATGGATCCACGTCCCCATCAACTCCCAGAAGAAGGAAATGCGGTCGCGACGTTGAAAAGGTTCAACGTGAGCTGCTAGCGAACAGAAACGATGCAGAACTCAAAAGAAAGTACCGAGATGCACGAAAAAGGAAAAGCAAAGCGTACGAAAACCACCAGGAAGAGAAAGTTAAGTTGTTCTTCGAAAACATAGAAAACTTTCCAGTTTTAGAAAGACTCCGTTTAACATTTCGTTACTTAAAACGTCATCGCCGCAAAATCACGCAAGGTGCATCAACGTATATCCCAATCCAAAGGTGGGAGGAGAAACTACAATCCAGCGCAAGTCAAGCGGAAGTGGTATTGCTTCCAGAGCCGACTCCACCACCAATTAACTCAGGCCCAACGTGGCATGACGTAGAACGCCTCAGCTTGACCCTACGTAACGGCACAGCTACGGGTGTGGACGCGGTACGCCCGGAGTTACTGAGATATGGGCCCGAAAGTCTACATCGACGCATCCATGAAATTTTGAAGCAAATATGGCAACAAAATGAAGCGCCTCCTCGGCTATTAGAGACTGTCCAAATACCTATTCCCAAAAACCCTCGACCCAAAAACGCAGACGAGTATAGACGCATCACCCTCTGTTCCGTTATTTATAAGATATACGCCAGATTCCTGCTGGAACAGCTTGAAATATATCTTGGAGACGTTGACAACTACCAGTTTGCGTATCACAACAACAGGAGCGCCGAGGACCAAATATTCATCGTACGCCAAATGCTGGACGAGCGATGGCGCAAAGGTAGAACCACGTATATCGTTTCGCTGGACCTACGGCAAGCATTCGATACCATCGATCTACGCGTGATGCCAGAGACATTATCGAGGTTGGGCGTGCCCCCATACTTGATAAACAGAATCGTATCCGCATGTCTCACCGAACGTACCTCGCTCCAGTGGTTCGGGCAAAGAACTGAAACACAATAA
- the LOC129720032 gene encoding uncharacterized protein LOC129720032, translated as MKEESVAALHGLVDDFERHTKVLKQLGEPTEYWSTILEHLLCTRLHQETLKMWEDYASTFEFLQRRMRVLESISVNQDHKPFLPSFRDTPESYSESAMNQHMLWHSDNLQLSSHAVTDGAGPNGFSLNDALRVGPVLQDDLLSIILRFRTYPVAVAADIEKMYRQVLMQPCDVPYQKILWRFSSTKPIQEYELLTVTYGLAPSSFLATRTLQQLANDEGMRYPSAEPMLRKHFYVDDCLAGAQSIEEAIRLRDELIELLKKSGFALRKFAFNKLELLNGLSAEQIGTQSSLTFAAHEMVKTLGIGWEPERDTLQFNSSVKHSPGHVTKRSILSAISQLFDPLGLIAPIIIHGKLLMQELWLVHCEWDQPVPSCVETKWQRYYSDLPKIVDFRTPRFAFLPNASVQLHTFCDASESAYGACTYARSMDNSGNIRVQLLASKSRVAPLNRITLPRLELCAAKVGAQLHAHISNALQIKTCESRFWSDSMVTITSKHLENIRREPGFGDTSIDTWITMESHLRHR; from the exons ATGAAAGAAGAGTCGGTTGCTGCATTGCATGGTCTAGTGGATGATTTTGAGCGGCATACGAAGGTGTTAAAGCAGCTGGGAGAACCAACAGAATATTGGAGCACAATATTGGAACATTTACTGTGTACTAGGTTGCATCAAGAAACGTTAAAAATGTGGGAAGATTACGCCTCTACGTTCGAATTTCTGCAGCGACGAATGCGAGTATTAGAATCGATATCAGTGAACCAAGACCACAAACCATTCCTGCCTTCCTTCCGTGATACTCCGGAGTCATACTCCGAATCAGCCATGAATCAACATATGCTATGGCATTCCGACAACCTTCAGCTGTCCTCTCACGCGGTAACAGATGGAGCAGGACCTAATG GATTTTCTTTGAACGATGCGCTTCGAGTTGGTCCGGTACTGCAAGATGATCTGCTTTCGATTATCCTTCGGTTCCGTACCTATCCAGTAGCCGTTGCCGCTGACATCGAGAAAATGTATCGGCAAGTCTTAATGCAACCGTGTGATGTTCCATATCAAAAAATATTATGGCGATTTAGCTCGACGAAACCGATCCAGGAGTATGAACTACTAACTGTGACGTATGGTCTGGCTCCCTCTTCGTTTTTGGCTACGCGTACCCTCCAGCAGCTAGCTAACGACGAAGGCATGAGATATCCCTCAGCCGAACCTATGCTGCGAAAACATTTTTACGTGGACGATTGCTTGGCAGGTGCTCAGTCAATTGAAGAGGCAATAAGATTGCGCGATGAACTGATTGAGCTACTCAAAAAAAGTGGATTTGCTTTGCGGAAGTTTGCATTCAACAAGTTAGAACTTCTAAACGGATTATCTGCTGAACAAATTGGCACACAGTCGTCTCTTACGTTCGCTGCACACGAAATGGTGAAGACTCTGGGAATTGGTTGGGAGCCGGAACGTGATACACTTCAATTTAACTCCTCGGTTAAGCATTCGCCGGGCCACGTAACGAAAAGATCTATTTTATCGGCTATATCTCAGCTCTTCGATCCACTTGGCTTGATTGCTCCGATAATAATTCATGGTAAACTTCTTATGCAAGAATTATGGCTAGTACACTGCGAGTGGGACCAACCTGTTCCATCGTGCGTTGAAACCAAATGGCAAAGGTATTACAGCGATTTGCCTAAGATAGTTGATTTTCGAACCCCACGTTTTGCTTTCCTGCCAAACGCTTCAGTGCAGCTACATACATTTTGCGACGCCTCAGAATCTGCCTATGGAGCTTGTACGTATGCCCGATCGATGGACAATAGCGGCAATATTCGTGTTCAACTACTTGCTTCTAAGTCACGTGTTGCTCCACTGAACCGCATAACGTTACCCAGACTCGAATTATGTGCTGCGAAGGTCGGTGCACAACTGCATGCTCATATTTCTAACGCCTTACAAATTAAGACATGTGAATCACGGTTTTGGTCCGACTCAATGGTTACAATCACCTCCAAACACTTGGAAAACATTCGTCGCGAACCGGGTTTCGGAGATACAAGCATTGACACATGGATCACGATGGAATCACATCTCCGGCACAGATAA